The Ptiloglossa arizonensis isolate GNS036 chromosome 9, iyPtiAriz1_principal, whole genome shotgun sequence nucleotide sequence ATAAAAACTCGTAGAGTTCGTATCTATTGCCCTGCAAAAAGTGCTATGCAATCTGGAACAAATAATGTACATTTTTGGCAAATAGACTTTGATACACGTGAACGTTGGGAGAATCCACTAATGGGCTGGACTTCAACGTAAGTATAATAGAATATttctcttttaaatatttaactgcTTACTaatattcctttttatttttagagGAGATCCTATGTCTAATGTCAAAGTGGAATTTACTTCAGAAGCAGAGGCCATTGCACACTGTGAAAAAATGGGTTGGGAATACTACGTTCAAAAACCAAATATTAATCATCCTAAACCTCGTAGTTATGGTACCAATTTTGCATGGAATAAGCGTACTAGAGTTTCAACTAAGTAAAGAATTAAAGTTTGTTGAAAAGGAATATAGTTCTGTACATAGTTGTATCATttataaaatgataataaaatatatgtatatataaagttGTTTTTGCGTGTAAGTTTCcaggttttaaataaatttttatacaaacgtGGTACAGAATAAACATAAGAAATCTGTAAAAATCCCCTTAAAACTAACataatagaaatattactaTGTTGAAACCAGTTTTTTTCGATAAACTTCTTAATTTATTCTTTaggaatatttatataatatcatTCTTACAAGGATTAACATTCTTATTCATTTTCTGTTTCTTATTATTAGTATTTTGattataatattacattttattagactgtgtattttaatattcagTGTCTGCTCATATTGACTTATAAACTATATCGAGCATTGTTGCTATTACAAGGAAATACATTTGATTAATTGTGAGTTCAAGTTTGGAGGAGTAGCACATTGTAGATATAAAAACATTAATGAAAGCATATGTGAAATTCAAGTGTATGTTGAAGAACTGTTAATAAACTTATAAAACAAATATTGCAACTTAATAGTAATCTCTAAAAAAAGTTtatctaaataaaattaataaatacggaAGAACAATGCCCGACTGgccacttataaatataatgtaaTGAAACGATCGGTCTTGCAGACTAACATGGATTATTAAACTATTTACAAGTTCAAGTTAAAGGAACGTTTGATTGctcttttaatattttccatatCTGACAATTATTACAATGCTAATGTAATATTTTCTACTCTATCTGTCtgccctttctttttttcttctctttcttactTTTTTCATGTTTCTGTCATTGTCAAatgttaaaatgtaaaaattataatctTCCATGTATGATAAAATTCTACTCAGGtaacaatttcaattttgtgACAAATTGAAATTATAACTTGCAGATGATATAAATGATTATTAACAGTAATTGTTAccgattatttttatataattaaaataagtTTGTTGAAAGCAAATTGCTCAAAACGTGAAAGACGAAAAAAGCTATTTGCCTTTGAGAACTCGATTGTCATTGACCCTGGTTGTCTATTGATTAACATTCTTTAGTAATAAATTTTTTGTCCTTTAATGCTTTTTTCCTTTTATCCGAGTtgtagaatattaaatttttttatgtTACATGTCTTATACGTTGTGTGATCAATATTGTCACTTTCATTTTCTCTTGTCAAAAATGTGAGAAATGACAAACCCACTGGAACGAACGATGAACTACATAATGGATCAATCGTACGTGCcagtattaaaagaaaaaagctgTAAGTTGCGGGGGTTTATCATTATTAATGTGTATCTTGCTCATGAGTTTAAATATGTATACGTTTGAGCAGGTGTTACTTTATTGATTTCCTATTCACACGCACGCATTCAGCACGCAGAAAAATGCGTCATCTGAAAAATTATAACCTAACAATTTCGGATTCCCGAAGGGTGTCCGAGCAtgattgtacaatttttgaagTTTTGCTATCCTTAAGGTTTAGGATAGCAAAGTCGCGTATGTCCAGTCTCCAGTGTTTtggtatatttataaatatataatatctaGACGTATTGCGCATATACACGCCAATTACGAATGAACTATCCAATATGCCTTTAATTGACATGATACATAGCTTTACCATGCTGGCCTTGCAAAGATTGTGTTTCCAAATCCGATCATTTGCGACGtatgttcaattttatttttgttcgtttcttaattTAGTTATTCATTAGCTTCTTTTTCGTGCTTTTCGCTGCTATGTCTTGAAATTGCGAAATTGCGATGTAGCGAAAAACAGATTTACCAAGCATTAAGCATTAAATGCTAAACTCTAAAACTTTGTTCGTTCTAATGAGAGATTTACGTAAATTTAACTCGTACCGTTGTTTGTACGAATATTTGTAATATGAAAATCTAGTATACatgtttatatttctatattgtatgtatgtacgtatattaATTCGCAATTGTTTTCTAATAATAGGCACTATAGGTCGACGAGAGGTCATGGCGTGTTAATGGCAACATGTAtttgtgaaaagaaaaattgaaggaaGTAAAGTGAAAATCTATTGTTGTCTAAATCAATAAGTTCTGTGTTCTTATTTCAgggatttaaatattataaatcagtGCTACCCAACATAAGCCCAGAGCTTAGGGAGCTTCCGTTATTTTGTTTCCGCCATCAAACCAAGAACGTTAGCTGGTATTGCATTATGTAGGCGCTTCCACAAATACATTTCGGTGTCTAGATGAGGGTAAAGCTGTGTAAGAGGCTTCATTCGTGGAGAGCACTGAACATATGTACATGAAAGTTATTAATGATGTCACGTACATATCTTGCGCCACGAACTAATTGTAAGCCGCAATAGGGGTCCCACCTATGGATAGTACTGCCGTGAACAGAGACGGGCCAATAAGGTTaccgtaaaaatttaattaattactacaaaattcgttgtttctttcttaTGCAACTCTCTCTTGCCCTCCCTTTCTGTTTCCTTCCTCTctccctttcttcttttttacatCTCTTCGTATTTACTTTTTATGTTATAAGTCATACTATATTTATAATGTGTTCACTTATGGTTTTACTTTGCTGTATGGCTGTATATATGTATCTATTTCTGTTTTCTCATTAATTTTTCATCTTTCACAGTATCGGATCGGATATAATGATACAGTACTATCTGTTAGGTTGTCACGAATTTTCTCTGTCAGGCTGTCACGAAGTTATCTCTATTATTTTCTGGAATTGTTCGCATCGGCTGAACCTTGGCGTTATTTACGATCTGCGATTGATGATGATTCAACTACTAATGAATCATTGAAGtaagaaacataaaattattatattttttacttcatCGTTATACGATTGTTCTGATCGGATGTA carries:
- the Nd-18 gene encoding NADH:ubiquinone oxidoreductase subunit 18 — translated: MAFRALPFRRTSDIRKCCGLTKRFFADSSKETKQVDAVPAVIKKDVQEFLMDKQKRLYREAMKGMITVSTVEDVGLVSGVPEEHIKTRRVRIYCPAKSAMQSGTNNVHFWQIDFDTRERWENPLMGWTSTGDPMSNVKVEFTSEAEAIAHCEKMGWEYYVQKPNINHPKPRSYGTNFAWNKRTRVSTK